The following proteins come from a genomic window of Methanosarcina sp. MTP4:
- a CDS encoding DUF134 domain-containing protein, which produces MKKCRGRPKCPRRVSQTPDITYFKPRGVPLSELEVVSLTIEELEALRLVDLEDLRQEDAATRVGISRRAFWEDLKAARMKVALALSRGKAIEIKGGNYIEAESTDNIKNDET; this is translated from the coding sequence ATGAAAAAATGCAGAGGAAGACCAAAGTGCCCCAGGCGCGTATCACAGACGCCTGATATCACGTACTTCAAGCCAAGAGGAGTCCCTCTATCCGAACTTGAAGTGGTATCCCTCACAATAGAAGAACTCGAAGCCCTCAGACTGGTGGACCTTGAAGACCTGCGGCAGGAAGATGCCGCGACCAGGGTAGGAATCTCGAGAAGAGCTTTCTGGGAAGACCTGAAAGCCGCCCGCATGAAAGTCGCTCTGGCCCTTAGCCGGGGCAAAGCAATAGAAATAAAGGGCGGGAACTATATCGAGGCAGAGAGTACAGATAACATCAAAAATGATGAAACGTGA
- a CDS encoding NifB/NifX family molybdenum-iron cluster-binding protein, whose amino-acid sequence MKICVTAKDKGMDSGIDPRFGRCAYFVIVDSESGSVNSFENTAVGASGGAGIRAAEAVANLGAEALLTGSVGPNAFSILSEVGIDVRVGIKGTVEDALNAYREGKLEAIDSPNASAHAGMK is encoded by the coding sequence ATGAAAATTTGCGTAACAGCTAAAGATAAAGGCATGGATTCAGGGATTGACCCACGTTTTGGAAGATGCGCGTATTTCGTAATCGTTGATTCCGAATCAGGTTCTGTGAACTCTTTTGAAAATACAGCGGTAGGTGCATCAGGTGGAGCTGGCATACGAGCTGCGGAAGCCGTGGCAAACCTGGGAGCCGAAGCCCTCCTGACAGGCTCGGTAGGCCCGAATGCATTTTCCATCCTTTCCGAGGTTGGAATCGATGTCAGGGTCGGCATAAAAGGCACAGTTGAAGATGCCTTGAATGCATATCGAGAAGGGAAACTTGAAGCAATAGACTCTCCGAATGCCTCTGCCCATGCGGGAATGAAATAA
- a CDS encoding NifB/NifX family molybdenum-iron cluster-binding protein, whose amino-acid sequence MKVCVPTRDENGMEGIVEQHFGKAPTYTILDTDTREVVVIPNTSEHLGGVGLPPEYLHQQGVDIMLCAGLGFKAVQMFESYGIKVFVGAGGTARDTFEAWEAGKLQDANASNSCADHGHNH is encoded by the coding sequence ATGAAGGTATGCGTTCCCACCAGGGATGAAAACGGTATGGAAGGAATTGTTGAACAGCACTTTGGAAAAGCTCCCACATATACTATCCTTGACACCGATACGAGGGAAGTTGTGGTGATCCCCAACACCAGTGAACACCTGGGCGGTGTGGGGCTGCCCCCTGAGTACCTCCACCAGCAAGGCGTAGATATCATGCTCTGTGCAGGGCTAGGGTTCAAAGCAGTTCAGATGTTTGAATCCTACGGGATTAAAGTCTTCGTAGGGGCTGGCGGTACGGCCAGAGACACTTTCGAAGCCTGGGAGGCAGGCAAGCTGCAGGACGCAAATGCTAGCAATTCCTGCGCCGATCACGGACACAACCATTAA
- a CDS encoding cation diffusion facilitator family transporter: protein MTVQEKLRLGITASRNAIFSLVLLALVKGSVGLYSGSTALLADAVHTAMDVFTSLAVWIGLKVSMKSGGESFPYGYYKAENIVALFVSLLILLSGVELLREGLAGVKAPSEIQFEGLALATSVFSVLGVYALSVYKEKIGNLINSQALIADARHSYTDVFASLVVVAAVLGSMFGVPQLDSLGAIVISFFIFKLGLESAKDAMLILMDAWLDREANEKIRQNIENIPGLLALKDLKLRKSGLVVFGEATVEIEGDPDLKQINLLSESVERAVRKEVENLEHLAVNARAVERTRIRFALPVFGNEGLSARLSEHLGKAPYFLFADLEARELRNWKVLENPASDIEKKRGVKTVEFLLQEKANALVLSSVGEGPFHMLRDNLVRIYRTPDGVETALEILERIEGLEEIEEPE from the coding sequence ATGACTGTACAGGAGAAGCTGAGACTCGGGATCACGGCCTCCAGAAACGCCATCTTCTCCCTGGTCCTGCTGGCCCTGGTTAAAGGTTCTGTCGGGCTTTATTCTGGAAGCACGGCTCTGCTGGCAGACGCAGTCCACACGGCTATGGATGTCTTTACTTCCCTGGCAGTCTGGATAGGCCTGAAAGTGAGCATGAAAAGCGGGGGAGAGAGTTTTCCTTACGGCTACTACAAGGCCGAAAACATAGTTGCACTCTTTGTTTCCCTCCTTATTCTCCTCTCCGGGGTCGAACTGCTTCGGGAAGGGCTTGCAGGTGTAAAAGCCCCCTCGGAGATCCAATTTGAAGGGTTAGCCCTTGCAACGTCCGTGTTTTCGGTCCTTGGGGTTTATGCTCTTTCAGTCTACAAGGAAAAAATCGGGAATTTGATCAATTCCCAGGCCCTGATTGCGGATGCCAGGCATTCGTACACGGATGTCTTTGCTTCCCTCGTGGTGGTTGCGGCGGTTCTTGGTTCAATGTTCGGGGTGCCGCAGCTGGATAGTTTAGGAGCGATCGTGATCTCTTTCTTCATCTTCAAGCTAGGGCTTGAAAGTGCAAAGGACGCAATGCTCATCCTCATGGATGCCTGGCTGGACAGGGAAGCAAATGAGAAGATAAGGCAAAACATCGAAAACATTCCAGGGCTGCTTGCCCTCAAGGACCTGAAACTCCGGAAATCAGGGCTCGTGGTCTTCGGAGAAGCAACTGTCGAAATCGAAGGTGATCCTGACCTGAAACAGATCAATCTTCTCTCGGAATCTGTCGAAAGGGCAGTCCGAAAGGAGGTGGAAAACCTCGAGCACCTTGCAGTCAATGCCAGAGCTGTGGAACGGACGCGGATCCGGTTTGCACTTCCGGTTTTTGGAAATGAGGGGCTCTCTGCAAGGCTTTCGGAGCACCTCGGGAAAGCGCCCTATTTCCTCTTTGCCGACCTGGAAGCCCGGGAGCTTCGAAACTGGAAAGTGCTTGAAAACCCCGCCTCGGACATCGAGAAAAAAAGGGGCGTCAAGACCGTGGAATTTCTCCTGCAGGAAAAGGCAAACGCTCTGGTGTTGAGCAGTGTGGGAGAAGGCCCTTTTCACATGCTCAGGGATAATCTTGTTCGGATTTACCGGACCCCCGATGGTGTCGAAACTGCTCTTGAAATCCTTGAAAGAATTGAGGGTCTTGAAGAAATCGAGGAGCCAGAATAA
- a CDS encoding ATP-binding protein: MKIAIASGKGGTGKTTVAVNLALSVEGMQLFDCDVEEPNCNLFLGQELEKVEDVSCPVPVIDSEKCTLCGKCADFCRYNALAALSTGIMVFPFLCHGCGGCGLVCPEGAVREEPRVLGVVEKGKATAPLEFYRGLLNIGEAMATLVIRTLQGHIDANRPAIIDSPPGVACPVIAAVGDADYCVLVTESTPFGFHDFKLAVEVVKLMKIPFGVVINRDGLGDSRVEDFCRGEKIPVLLKIPNDMRIARLYSEGIPFVEEMPGWKEKFAAMFKAIKSGSESGVMNA; this comes from the coding sequence ATGAAAATTGCAATAGCAAGTGGAAAAGGAGGTACCGGAAAAACAACGGTTGCTGTAAACCTTGCCCTCTCTGTTGAGGGCATGCAGCTTTTTGACTGTGATGTTGAAGAGCCAAACTGCAACCTCTTTCTGGGCCAGGAACTTGAAAAGGTGGAAGACGTCTCCTGCCCGGTTCCTGTCATTGATTCTGAAAAATGCACCCTTTGCGGCAAATGTGCGGATTTTTGCAGGTACAACGCCCTGGCTGCCCTCTCAACAGGGATTATGGTTTTCCCATTCCTCTGCCACGGCTGCGGAGGGTGCGGGCTTGTCTGCCCCGAGGGGGCGGTCCGGGAAGAACCGAGGGTTCTTGGTGTGGTCGAAAAAGGAAAGGCAACTGCTCCCCTTGAGTTTTACCGTGGGCTTTTGAACATAGGTGAAGCGATGGCAACCCTTGTCATCCGGACCCTTCAAGGACATATCGATGCAAACAGGCCTGCAATTATTGATTCTCCCCCCGGGGTCGCCTGCCCTGTCATTGCGGCAGTCGGGGATGCGGATTACTGCGTGCTTGTAACCGAATCCACCCCCTTTGGTTTCCACGATTTCAAGCTTGCCGTTGAGGTCGTAAAGCTGATGAAAATCCCCTTCGGAGTGGTCATCAACCGGGACGGGCTTGGGGATTCAAGGGTAGAGGATTTCTGCAGGGGCGAAAAAATCCCTGTTCTCCTGAAGATTCCGAATGATATGAGGATAGCCCGGCTTTATTCCGAAGGGATCCCCTTTGTTGAAGAAATGCCCGGATGGAAAGAAAAATTTGCAGCTATGTTCAAAGCAATTAAATCCGGTTCCGAATCCGGGGTGATGAATGCATGA
- a CDS encoding ATP-binding protein, whose translation MKQLAIISGKGGSGKTTLTAAFASLAKNAVIADCDVDAADMHLILKPEIQDEDDYLGLEVASIDPELCTGCGKCREVCRFGAISENITINQYSCEGCAVCTVACPENAVSMKPRISGQVFSSKTRFGPLAHAKLGIGEEASGKLVSAARERATKLAEQYTKDLIIIDGPPGIGCPVIAAITGTDLVLAVSEPTVSGIHDLKRVIELAKHFRIPAAVCINKCDINEENSLKIEEFCAEAGVPVLGRLPYDDITTRAMMREETVIEYAAREGSLSNEKVSCPENSPCLENSPDHEESVKGRDFTSKVRKIWERLEERLSEVSFKGPGMVSFK comes from the coding sequence ATGAAGCAGCTTGCTATTATCAGTGGAAAGGGCGGTAGTGGAAAGACCACCCTTACGGCAGCGTTTGCTTCCCTTGCAAAAAATGCCGTTATTGCGGACTGTGATGTGGATGCTGCAGACATGCACCTGATCCTTAAGCCCGAAATTCAGGATGAAGATGACTATTTAGGTCTCGAAGTCGCTTCTATCGACCCGGAACTCTGTACCGGTTGCGGAAAGTGCAGGGAAGTCTGCCGTTTCGGTGCGATAAGCGAGAATATCACGATAAACCAGTATAGCTGCGAAGGATGTGCAGTCTGTACCGTTGCCTGTCCTGAAAATGCGGTTTCCATGAAGCCGAGAATCTCAGGGCAGGTTTTTTCCTCCAAAACACGCTTTGGCCCTCTTGCCCATGCAAAACTCGGTATAGGGGAGGAAGCTAGCGGAAAACTTGTGAGTGCGGCCCGGGAACGGGCAACAAAGCTTGCGGAACAATATACTAAGGACCTTATCATTATTGACGGCCCTCCCGGGATCGGCTGTCCTGTGATTGCAGCAATTACCGGCACGGACCTTGTCCTTGCGGTTAGCGAACCCACGGTTTCAGGGATACATGACCTGAAACGGGTTATCGAACTTGCAAAACATTTCCGAATTCCTGCAGCTGTATGCATTAACAAGTGCGACATCAACGAGGAAAACAGCCTGAAGATTGAGGAATTCTGTGCCGAAGCCGGAGTGCCGGTACTCGGAAGGCTGCCCTATGACGACATCACAACCCGGGCAATGATGCGGGAAGAAACCGTAATCGAGTATGCAGCCAGGGAAGGTTCCCTTAGTAATGAAAAAGTCTCTTGCCCCGAAAACAGTCCTTGCCTTGAAAACAGTCCTGACCATGAAGAATCTGTAAAAGGAAGGGATTTCACTTCAAAGGTTCGTAAAATCTGGGAACGGCTTGAGGAACGGCTTTCCGAAGTGTCCTTTAAAGGACCTGGGATGGTGTCCTTTAAATGA
- a CDS encoding DUF169 domain-containing protein produces MDYAEISEKLVKILDLRYEPVAVKVIKKGEAIPEGYNIPEKNIRHCQSIMRARKGESLVVTADKHACVVGGSSLGILETPDKVAAGEFHKNLGMFDSAEAAAEMIAQRPTFEPGSRIATVVSPLKDAKVEPDVVILVDRPETVYWIVPASTFYKGGRIGFSTAAFQATCADTTILPTLSGEINLSLGCYGCRRSTDIEVDEMLVGIPFGKIEEIVSALEKIYDGPMQKARQK; encoded by the coding sequence ATGGATTACGCTGAAATTTCAGAGAAACTTGTCAAGATACTGGATCTGAGATACGAACCTGTAGCAGTGAAGGTTATTAAGAAAGGCGAAGCGATTCCTGAGGGATATAATATTCCCGAGAAAAACATCCGTCACTGCCAGTCTATCATGAGAGCCAGGAAAGGTGAGTCCCTTGTGGTCACAGCCGACAAGCATGCCTGTGTGGTCGGAGGTTCGAGCCTTGGAATTCTAGAGACCCCGGACAAAGTGGCGGCAGGCGAGTTCCACAAAAACCTCGGTATGTTTGACAGCGCCGAAGCTGCAGCCGAAATGATTGCCCAGCGTCCGACTTTCGAACCCGGGAGCAGGATTGCAACCGTGGTTTCCCCCCTCAAGGACGCAAAAGTAGAGCCTGACGTCGTGATCCTTGTGGACAGGCCTGAGACTGTCTACTGGATTGTCCCTGCGAGCACTTTCTATAAAGGCGGACGGATCGGTTTCAGCACTGCAGCTTTCCAGGCTACCTGTGCCGACACAACCATTCTCCCCACACTTTCCGGAGAAATCAACCTCTCCCTTGGATGCTACGGTTGCCGCAGGTCCACGGATATCGAGGTCGATGAAATGCTTGTTGGAATCCCCTTCGGTAAGATTGAAGAAATCGTCAGTGCCCTCGAAAAGATCTACGATGGGCCCATGCAGAAAGCCCGGCAGAAATAA
- a CDS encoding DUF1847 domain-containing protein, with protein MIKSGLEYGGKDLKSLQVSAWLEADPTKRTKVEEIVIYAKKLGYEKIGVAFCIDYERESRLVYEILSRYFEVFSVCCKVCGFGKADFGLRKCEGAGFEVACNPIGQALLLNDDETDLNIMLGLKTGYDILFAAHSDAPSVFLPVQEISQLGSSDIDMID; from the coding sequence GTGATCAAGTCGGGGCTTGAGTATGGCGGCAAGGACTTAAAATCGCTTCAGGTTTCCGCCTGGCTCGAGGCTGACCCTACAAAAAGGACAAAGGTTGAAGAAATTGTAATTTATGCAAAGAAGCTGGGTTACGAGAAGATAGGGGTTGCCTTTTGTATCGATTACGAAAGAGAATCCAGGCTGGTTTACGAAATTCTTTCCAGGTACTTTGAGGTGTTTTCGGTCTGTTGCAAAGTCTGCGGGTTTGGTAAAGCTGATTTCGGGCTAAGGAAATGCGAAGGGGCCGGGTTCGAGGTTGCCTGCAATCCAATAGGGCAAGCCCTGCTCCTGAACGACGACGAAACCGACCTTAACATCATGCTCGGGCTGAAAACGGGGTACGATATTCTCTTTGCAGCGCATTCTGATGCCCCCTCTGTCTTTCTTCCCGTGCAGGAAATCTCTCAGCTGGGTAGTTCCGATATCGATATGATTGATTGA